The Clostridiales bacterium genome contains the following window.
CGGTGGTAACGATAGTGACATCAAATCCTCTAACCTTATCTATTGTGTCATACTTGACTTCGGGGAAGATAAGCTGTTCTTTTATGCCAAATGTGTAGTTGCCGCGCCCGTCAAACGAATTGCCGTTAAGACCTCTAAAGTCCCTTACCCTGGGCAATGCCATAGAAATTAATTTATCTAAAAACTCGTACATACGGTTGCCCCTGAGGGTAACCATACATCCGACATTCATTCCCGTTCTGACCTTAAAATTGGCGACTGATTTTTTGGCTTTAGTGACAATGGGTTTTTGACCGCAAATAAGAGCAAGCTCTTCCACGGCGGCGTTAAACTTTTTGCCGTCGTCTTTAATATCGCCCAAGCCCCTATTAACTACAATCTTTTCAATTTTGGGGACTTGGTGGATATTTTTGTAGCCAAATTGTTTCATAAGTTCTTTGACGACAACTTCGTCATATAATTTTTTCAAACGGTACCTGCCGTTGTCCCCGTCCTTGGCAGCCTTTTTGGAAGCTTCTTTTGCGGACGCTTTAGCGGCGGATTTTTGCGCCGCGGGCTTTTGGGCAGGTTTAGCCTTATCAGCTTCTTGAGCTTTGGTCTTTTTTTGGTCTTGTTCAACGATCTTTGTCGTTGTTTTCTTTTTTTCTTCCACTTTGCCAGCCTCTTGTTCCATATATTGTTTTTGGTTTTTTAAGTTATCGCTTGATTTTTTGGTTTTTGCCGCTTCCATTAATACCGCGGCTATTCCTTCCTCTATCTTGCTTTTGGGAATTGTCGCTTTTTTCTTAGCGCCACTTCCCGATTTGTTAATAAGCCTTCCAATTTCTTTTAGCTTGGACTCAAGGTCGCTTACCGCCGCTTCAATCAGTTCCAGATCGGTCTTTCTTTTTTTGAGTTCTTGGGCGGTTAATTCGTTCTTGTCTTTTGAATCTTTTAAAGCTGCTTCTTGGTAATATTCGCTAACTTGTTTTTGGACTTGCGCCAGAAATTCTTTTTTTTCGTTAAGCGCTTTGTCTAACGCTTTTTTGGCCGCTTCTTCGCGCTTGCGAAAAACCTCTTCGTCTTCCGCTTTCTCAGCGTTTTGATCAACCCGTATCTGACTTAATTCCTCCAGAGCTTTTTTAACAGCTTCATCCAGCATAATTGCTTTCGGGCTTTTTAGGTCATCTACAGGCGATTTTGACGGTTTAGTCACACGCCTTGTATTTGCCATCTTTTCTCCCCCTTATAATTATGCTTCGGTATTGACGGTTTCAGCGCTTTCCTTTTTGGTCGCTTTTTTTGCTGTTGTTTGTTTTTCTGTAGCGGTTGCGTCTTGGGCTTTTGAAGCTTGGGCCGTTGTCTTGGCCTGTGTTTTTTTGGTTTGTTCTTTTGCGTCGTCTTCTTTTTTAGTTGTTTTGGCGGCTTTGGTTTTTTCTTTCTTGATTTCTTTGGAATCAATGGGCTTGCCGCACTTTTTGCAAACGCGCGATTTCTCGTCGCCTGACTTGACAAAACCTACTCTGGCAGGCATCCCGCAAGAGGGACAAATGACCTGCAGCTTGCATAGGTAAATCGGCGCTTCGCTTTTGGTTATGCCGCCAGCTTCTTGGGCGCTTTTTGGCTTTTTGTGATGGTGCACAATATTAACGCCTTCCACGATCGCGCGGTTTTGTTTAGGAAAGATTTGCAAAACCTTGCCGGTTTTACCCTTTTCATCTCCTGACAATATTATTACTTTATCGCCTTTTTTTACATGAAGCACGGTTTTTGTTCCTCCTTAAAGCACTTCGGGAGCCAAGGATATAATTTTCATATAATCCTTTTCTCTGAGTTCTCTTGCAATAGGTCCGAAGATGCGGGTTCCTCTGGGCTGACGCTGGGCGTCAATTATCACAGCGGCGTTATCGTCAAATCTAATATGTGTGCCGTCTTTGCGGCTGATGCCTTTGTGCGTGCGCACGATAACAGCGCGAACAATATCGCCCTTTTTCACAATGCCGCCTGGGGTCGCGCTTTTGACGGAAGCGACAATAACATCGCCTATATTGCCCGCGCGGCGAAACGAACCGCCCAATACGCGAATACACATTATTTCTTTGGCGCCTGTGTTATCGGCCACCTTTAGATATGTTTGAGGTTGTATCATAACGCGTCTCCTTACTTGGCCTTTTCAATGATTCTAACGAGCCGCCAGCATTTATTTTTGGAAATAGGACGGGTCTCGGCTATTTCCACATAATCGCCTATCTGACATTCATTATTTTCATCGTGTATCATATATTTTTTGGTCTTTTTGATTATCTTTTTGTAAAGAGGATGCTTAACTCTAGTAACAACGGACACTACGGCCGTTTTGTCCATCTTGTCGCTTACCACTATGCCCTCGCGGGTTTTGCGGTTGTTTCTTTTTATTGCTGTATCTTCCATAATTCACATCCTTTTTTTACGCTTTCTTTTTGGCGGGCGTAGAAGCAGGTCCGCTTATGCCTTTTATCTCGCGCTCCCTTAAGACTGTCTTAATGCGCGCGATATCGCGCTTGACAGCCTTAAGCTGATTGGTGTTGCCTAATTGCCCGACCGCATGGTTAAAACGAAGATAAAACAATTCGCTTTTGAGTGATGACAGCTTAGCGTTAAGTTCGTCATTGGTCATATCGTGAACTTCTTTAGCTTTCATACTACTTAGCCTCCTTGTTGTTATCTTCTGGGGCGTCCGGATCTTTTACCTCGCCTTTTTTGACAACCTTGCATTTGATAGGCAGTTTATAAGCTGCTTGGGTCAAAGCTTCTTTGGCCACATCTTCTGGAACGCCGGCAATTTCAAACATAACCCTGCCGGGCTTAACCACAGCGACCCAAAACTCGGGCGCGCCTTTTCCGCTACCCATACGGGTTTCGGCGGGCTTCTTGGTTACCGGTTTGTGAGGAAATATTTTGATCCAAACCTTTCCGGTTTTCCTAACTTGTTTGGACAATACGATACGCGCCGCTTCTATTTGATTGGAAGTAATCCAGCCGGGCTGGCATGCCGCCAATCCATACTCGCCGTATGTCACAAGATTGCCTTTTGTGGCAACGCCTTTCATGCGCCCTCTGTGGACTCTTCTCCTTTTGACTCTTTTAGGCATTAACATTGCGTTCATCTCCTTTGAGGGATTTTGACAATACCTCGCCTTTATAAATCCATACTTTGACGCCAATTACGCCAAATGTGGTGTATGCTTGAGCAAAACCATAGTCAATATTCGCTCTCAGCGTCTGCAAAGGTATAGACCCCTCGTTATAATGTTCGCTGCGGGCAATTTCAGCCCCGTCAAGCCTGCCGCTGACCATGACCTTGACGCCCTTTGCGCCGGCTTTTATTGCGCGGTTTATGGCTTGTTTCATCGTTCTTCTAAACGAAGCTCTTTTTTCTAGTTGGGCAGCTATATTCTCGGCCACCAGCACCGCGTCCACATCGGGACGCTTAACTTCCAAGATATTGATGTTTATGGTTTTGCCGGGCGCTATAGCCTGAATTTCTTTTTTTATTTGCTCCACGCCTGAGCCTTTTGCGCCTATCAGCATGCCAGGGCGGGCTGTGTAAATATTGACAACAATTTTGCTTCCGGTCAATCTTTGTATAGTTATGCGGGAAATGGCGGTTGCGTAATATTTGGTTTTTATGTGGTTGCGGATTTTATAGTCTTCCAAAAGATATTTATGGAAATCCTTTTTGCCCGCGTACCATTGGGTTTCCCAACCGTGAATTATTCCCACTCTAAGCCCGTGAGGATTAACTTTTTGACCCATTATTTAGCCTCCCTGACATCCAAAATAACCGTTATATGGCTTGTGCGCTTCAAAATCCTATCGGCGCTTCCGCGGGCGCGGGGTCTGATGCGCTTTAGCGTAGGCCCTTGATCCGCGAAAATCTCAGCCACATACAAGTCTTTTTTGGCAAGATTGTTATTGTGCTCGGCGTTAGCCGCCGCGCTGTTTATCGCTTTGATAACAGGCTCGGCCGCGGCCAATGGCGTGTTTTTCAAAATCGCGATCGCGTCCGTATAGCTCTTGCCGCGAACCAAATCAATCGCCCTTCTGACCTTATAAGGCGACATCCTTATATAACGGGCAAAAGCTTTGGGGCGCGTATCTTTATTTTTTTGCCTTTCTGCAGCCTTTGTTCTTATTCTCTTAGCCATAACCTCTCCTATTTGGCGCGTGTGCCTTTATCTCCCGAATGTCCTTTGAAAGTCCTGGTAGGAGCAAATTCTCCTAGCTTGTGGCCTACCATATCTTCGGTGCAATACACGGGGACATGTTTTCTGCCGTCATGCACGGCTATGGTATGTCCCACAAATTCGGGGAAAATGGTTGACGCTCTTGACCATGTTTTGATAACTTTTTTTTCGTTTTTTTGATTTAGCTCTTGAATTTTTTTCAAAAGCTTAGGGTCAACGAAAGGTCCTTTTTTTACCGATCTGCTCATTTAGCTAACCTCTTTAATTGATTCGTTTGATAATAAACTTATCAGAACGATTCTTTTTCTTTCTTGTCTTTAAGCCTCTGGCCTTTTTGCCCCAAGGCGTCATCGGGCTAGGCATGCCGACAGGCGATTTGCCTTCGCCGCCGCCGTGAGGATGGTCAACCGGGTTCATGGCAACGCCTCTAACGGTCGGCCTAATTCCCAAATGGCGCTTGCGTCCGGCTTTGCCAAGACTGATTAATTCGCTGTCAACATTGCCTACCTGCCCTATGGTAGCGCGGCATGCAAGGGGAACCATTCTCATCTCGCCGCTTGGCAGTCTTAGAGTGGCGTATTTGCCTTCCTTGGCCATAAGCTGAGCCGCGCCGCCAGCCGAACGCACAAGCTGTCCTCCGCGCTTGGGCTGGAGCTCTATGTTATGAACCATAGTGCCCACGGGAACGGATTCTAAGGGCATCGCGTTGCCTACCTTAATATCAACATCCGCGCCCGATACCACGGTATCTCCCGCTTGCAAGCCCAAAGGGGCCAAAATATATCTTTTTTCGCCGTCGGCATAATGAAGCAACGCTATAAATGCCGTGCGGTTGGGGTCGTATTCTATTGCCGCGACTTTTGCCGGAATATTATCCTTATTGCGCTTAAAGTCTATTATACGATATTTGCGCCTGCCGCCGC
Protein-coding sequences here:
- the rpmC gene encoding 50S ribosomal protein L29, translated to MKAKEVHDMTNDELNAKLSSLKSELFYLRFNHAVGQLGNTNQLKAVKRDIARIKTVLREREIKGISGPASTPAKKKA
- the rplV gene encoding 50S ribosomal protein L22 gives rise to the protein MAKRIRTKAAERQKNKDTRPKAFARYIRMSPYKVRRAIDLVRGKSYTDAIAILKNTPLAAAEPVIKAINSAAANAEHNNNLAKKDLYVAEIFADQGPTLKRIRPRARGSADRILKRTSHITVILDVREAK
- the rplE gene encoding 50S ribosomal protein L5, with translation MEQEAGKVEEKKKTTTKIVEQDQKKTKAQEADKAKPAQKPAAQKSAAKASAKEASKKAAKDGDNGRYRLKKLYDEVVVKELMKQFGYKNIHQVPKIEKIVVNRGLGDIKDDGKKFNAAVEELALICGQKPIVTKAKKSVANFKVRTGMNVGCMVTLRGNRMYEFLDKLISMALPRVRDFRGLNGNSFDGRGNYTFGIKEQLIFPEVKYDTIDKVRGFDVTIVTTARTDEEAKALLKGMGMPLAN
- the rplN gene encoding 50S ribosomal protein L14; this translates as MIQPQTYLKVADNTGAKEIMCIRVLGGSFRRAGNIGDVIVASVKSATPGGIVKKGDIVRAVIVRTHKGISRKDGTHIRFDDNAAVIIDAQRQPRGTRIFGPIARELREKDYMKIISLAPEVL
- the rpsS gene encoding 30S ribosomal protein S19; this encodes MSRSVKKGPFVDPKLLKKIQELNQKNEKKVIKTWSRASTIFPEFVGHTIAVHDGRKHVPVYCTEDMVGHKLGEFAPTRTFKGHSGDKGTRAK
- the rplP gene encoding 50S ribosomal protein L16, which translates into the protein MLMPKRVKRRRVHRGRMKGVATKGNLVTYGEYGLAACQPGWITSNQIEAARIVLSKQVRKTGKVWIKIFPHKPVTKKPAETRMGSGKGAPEFWVAVVKPGRVMFEIAGVPEDVAKEALTQAAYKLPIKCKVVKKGEVKDPDAPEDNNKEAK
- the rplB gene encoding 50S ribosomal protein L2; the protein is MAIKRLRPMTPGTRFKTVIDYSLLTKKKPEKSLLVSLNRTGGRNNQGKITVRHIGGGGRRKYRIIDFKRNKDNIPAKVAAIEYDPNRTAFIALLHYADGEKRYILAPLGLQAGDTVVSGADVDIKVGNAMPLESVPVGTMVHNIELQPKRGGQLVRSAGGAAQLMAKEGKYATLRLPSGEMRMVPLACRATIGQVGNVDSELISLGKAGRKRHLGIRPTVRGVAMNPVDHPHGGGEGKSPVGMPSPMTPWGKKARGLKTRKKKNRSDKFIIKRIN
- the rpsQ gene encoding 30S ribosomal protein S17, with translation MEDTAIKRNNRKTREGIVVSDKMDKTAVVSVVTRVKHPLYKKIIKKTKKYMIHDENNECQIGDYVEIAETRPISKNKCWRLVRIIEKAK
- the rpsC gene encoding 30S ribosomal protein S3; translation: MGQKVNPHGLRVGIIHGWETQWYAGKKDFHKYLLEDYKIRNHIKTKYYATAISRITIQRLTGSKIVVNIYTARPGMLIGAKGSGVEQIKKEIQAIAPGKTININILEVKRPDVDAVLVAENIAAQLEKRASFRRTMKQAINRAIKAGAKGVKVMVSGRLDGAEIARSEHYNEGSIPLQTLRANIDYGFAQAYTTFGVIGVKVWIYKGEVLSKSLKGDERNVNA
- a CDS encoding 50S ribosomal protein L24; protein product: MLHVKKGDKVIILSGDEKGKTGKVLQIFPKQNRAIVEGVNIVHHHKKPKSAQEAGGITKSEAPIYLCKLQVICPSCGMPARVGFVKSGDEKSRVCKKCGKPIDSKEIKKEKTKAAKTTKKEDDAKEQTKKTQAKTTAQASKAQDATATEKQTTAKKATKKESAETVNTEA